In Malus sylvestris chromosome 2, drMalSylv7.2, whole genome shotgun sequence, the genomic stretch AACAAGTCtctttatggcttgaaacagGCTCCTCATGCCTGGTATGATAAACTTTTTTCAGACTCTGATCTCTTTTGGATTTGAAAACTCTAAATCTGATTGCTCTCTCTTTGTTCAACACAAACCCTCTCTGATTATCGTTCTagtgtatgttgatgatatccTAGTGACTGGTCCACATTCCTCTGCTTGTCAAGAGTTCATTCATCAGCTCAGCACTCAATTTCCTGTTAAAGATTTGGGTcctctttattttttccttagTCTTGAGATTCAACGAACTACTGAaggtctctttctctctcaaggGAAATATGCTCATGATCTGCATGTTAAAACTCATATGGATGGTTGCAAACCATGTTCCACTCCACTTAGCACAACTAAGTTGGATCACACTGGTCCCTTACTTGATAATCCATCCGAGTACAGATCTATTGTGGGTGCTTTACAGTACCTCACTTGGACCCGACCGAATATTTCGTTTGCTGTCAACCAAGTTTGTCAATTCTTTCAGTGTCCCCGAGAATCACATTTTCAAGCAGTCAAACGAATTTTACGTTTCCTCAAAGGTTCAGCTCATCAAGGTCTGTGGTTCAAGAAAGGTTCCTTACATCTTACCGCATtttctgatgctgattgggctggctGCATCTTTGACAGACGATCAACCAGTGGTTATTGTGTGTATTTTGGTCCTAACTTGATTAGCTGGAGTGCAAAGAAGCAACATACCGTTGCTCGATCGTCCACAGAAGCTGAATATCGTTCTCTTGCTTACACAGCTGCAGAATTGACATGGATCTGCAAAATTCTTCATGATCTCCATTTCCCACTTCGACAGGTGCCCCACATTTGGTGTGACAATGTCTCTGCCATTTCTTTGGCATCCAATCCCGTGTTTCATGCTCGAACGAAACATGTCGAGATTGATTACCATTATATAAGAGAACTTGATTTAGCCAATCTGGTTAAAGTGCAACATGTCAGTACTCATCATCAAGTTGCTGATATTCATACCAAGGCACTTCCCAAATCCAGATTCAAGTTGTTACAGTCCAAGCTTTCTCTCGGGTCTCCTCCGTTTAGCTTGAGGGAGGATAAAGGGACACCTCACTCTTAGATATTTATGTAACAGCTGGAAATTAGTCATAtgtgtttttgttgttaatCACACTGTTAGTGATTAATCTGGGGTCATTAGTAACTAAGCTTATTTAGCAAAGTGTATATAAACTCTCATGTATTACTTCCTGATTAAGAAATGAAATATACATAAAGTATTCTTTCTATCTTATACTTACAAACATACATAATTGTATTAGgatacataattgtattgttTATACTTATAAacatacataattgtattggcAAGTGTCCAGGCAGGCTAAGCGAGTGCTTAAGCTTCCATTAAGCAGAAACCTAAGGAGGTCTAGGcgccattttttaattttcaaacgctttGAAATTAATCGGAACGATGACTAAACGTCTAAAGCTTAGAcgaggatttttagaacaatgactTCAACATAACATACAAGGAAAACTTGATCAAACTGTTGTTGCCACGAGACAAGCCCAAAAGAACTCAAGGATGATGAAAAAGTCAGACACTCTGATGATGAACTGATATGGAACCATTTCGTATCCATACCAACATGAAATTTATATTCAACACCGCCAGTGAAGCGACTGGAAAAGTGAAGTAAACACGTGAGGAGCCAGTAACACATgaacacaaaattaaaataattactaGGAGAGATTCACAAATAACCTTACTAAAGAAGCACTTATGGACGGAAATTCCAAAAGAATTAACAATTCCAGTAACGCatgaaagtaaaatttaaaagaaagacAAACATCGAAGTGcagggagagggagggagaggggaAGGGAGGGAATGACGATGAGGTGATGGGGAGTGAGGAGAACTgataagaggaagaagaaaggctGGGAGGAGGGGAGAGGACTGCCACCGGCCCCACATCAGAGCATGGAGCCGGCGATAGTTATATCTCTTCTTTTGTCATTCGTCATAACGAGAAGAATTTACCAATTACATATGTATGCATTGCGTGACAAATTATAAGATATGTATGCattttctctttgttgtttacaTGACACATTAcaagaaaataaaggaaaacagTCGTGTTAGTACCAGTCGCTCGTGATTATGTGATGCAACGACAACCGTTGATCATGATGGGATCCACATAGATCAACGTTTGTTGTTCCCCGCTACACGCAACGACGGACACAAACATCTTCCTTGATAAAATTTGTTTCTCTTGTGACGTTGCTGGAGACATTTGGTGGGTAGCATTGATTGACTTCAGGAGGTACACCAACTGCAACTATCTGATTAGTTGGATAATTTTAATGCAACACAGCGCCTTTATTTTAAATCGTGGAGATTTTTGGAGTTAGGGCATACCAGTTACGTACCACCATGGAAGCAGTGAGAGAAGTGGAGGAAACTTTGTCTGAGCTCAGGCAAACATTCAAAGGTGGCAGAACCAGAAGCATTGCATGGAGGAAAAAACAACTCAGTTCGCTTCTCAAgcttgtgaatgacaatgaggAAAACATTTTCAGAGCACTCGATCAAGATCTTGGCAAGCACCCTGTTGAATCTTATCGGGACGAAGTAAGAATACTTCTTCAAAATTGTGTTACGATGGCACGGACGTCTATTCCTTAATTGTCGAAATAATAAGACATcgatattaattatttttgtcgATAAAACATAGCGACATGTTATTGATGTATTTgagaaattaaccaaaaatatagtttttcaaCTCTCAATTACTGAAACGCTTAGTTTTTCAATATGTCGTCAATATTTtatccccaaaaaaaaaaggtttctgTACAGTAATTGGATAATTCTGTTTTGCTGTTTGATTGTAGATTGGAGTTGtgaaaaaatcaatcaatcataCTTTGAGCAATCTGGAGAAATGGGTTGCTCCTAAAAAGGTAACTCGAATTTAGCTAAAATTTTGAATAAGAAAGTGAGCAGAAGCATGTTCAAAGTCAAACACAAAGATATGAAGCATTGCTGATTTAGGTTTTGTTATTTCCGTCACCTATGTGAATTTCTGGCATCCGGGAAGGTGGGATTACCGTTGCCTATGTTCCCGACGTCTGGGTGGCTGCTGCCCGAACCCCTCGGCGTAGTTCTCGTATTTGCATCTTGGAACTTCCCAATATGTGAGTGCAGTTGCTTTGTCAtgtctatttattttttacgatA encodes the following:
- the LOC126601064 gene encoding uncharacterized mitochondrial protein AtMg00810-like, which encodes MPFFTALFRKRLLMPGMINFFQTLISFGFENSKSDCSLFVQHKPSLIIVLVYVDDILVTGPHSSACQEFIHQLSTQFPVKDLGPLYFFLSLEIQRTTEGLFLSQGKYAHDLHVKTHMDGCKPCSTPLSTTKLDHTGPLLDNPSEYRSIVGALQYLTWTRPNISFAVNQVCQFFQCPRESHFQAVKRILRFLKGSAHQGLWFKKGSLHLTAFSDADWAGCIFDRRSTSGYCVYFGPNLISWSAKKQHTVARSSTEAEYRSLAYTAAELTWICKILHDLHFPLRQVPHIWCDNVSAISLASNPVFHARTKHVEIDYHYIRELDLANLVKVQHVSTHHQVADIHTKALPKSRFKLLQSKLSLGSPPFSLREDKGTPHS